Proteins found in one Balaenoptera acutorostrata chromosome 17, mBalAcu1.1, whole genome shotgun sequence genomic segment:
- the LOC103016458 gene encoding 60S ribosomal protein L31-like, translating to MAPAKKGGKKEGQSAVNKVTSRKYTINVHKSIPGVGFKKRAPRALREIWKFAMKEMGIPDVRIDTRLNKAVWAKGIRNVPYCIHVQLSRKHNEDEDAPNKLCTLVTYVPVTIIKNLKMVNVDES from the coding sequence ATGGCTCCCGCAAAGAAGGGTGGCAAGAAGGAGGGCCAGTCTGCCGTCAACAAGGTGACGTCCAGAAAATACACTATCAACGTTCACAAGAGCATCCCTGGAGTGGGTTTCAAGAAGCGTGCCCCTCGGGCACTCAGAGAAATCTGGAAATTTGCCATGAAGGAGATGGGAATTCCAGATGTGCGCATTGACACCAGGCTCAACAAAGCTGTCTGGGCCAAAGGAATAAGGAATGTCCCGTATTGTATCCATGTGCAGTTGTCCAGAAAACATAATGAAGATGAAGATGCACCAAACAAGCTCTGTACGTTGGTTACCTATGTACCTGTCACCATTATCAAAAACCTAAAGATGGTTAATGTGGATGAAAGCTGA